The proteins below are encoded in one region of Ostrea edulis chromosome 3, xbOstEdul1.1, whole genome shotgun sequence:
- the LOC125674824 gene encoding proprotein convertase subtilisin/kexin type 5-like, which yields MKTRCFILLIQLYYTFIIVKKIETKCLPTEVSVVTKTWYPTKTMCKRSCPANQFVFRERCYEDCPKFTSKTDNGFIKYCSSQIALGNLECPDFMCTQRYPYCFNGNCLSSCPEYTVGYNRSCLIKCPTEAPFVTAYSCKGVCYSGDKSCSETCPNSHPYTFQSLHIQHCLSECPDFTRIKGNCCALSCSSAFPLLFNRSCSEKCPITHPFIYLKNTQYNQIFTCVEKCPDQMASYRNVCVSVCPNNTYLEEGAYMKCVEKCGDARPFISVAPSYKKSIYYKQCISSCPAGQYALSENIDKICVNVCPKKFSIYNNTCLSKCPKQYPLRNTLSIHGRHTFTCVKECLHDTFNHENMCLTRCPSQLVHYLSNCTSKCLDHYPFLLKHNRTCVHACSRNYVYNENVCDDICPENKSFIENRTCVVQCSNRHSLHKVSTSGKLCLNSGICPNETFLLNKTNKCISECPRKTHVLINNLCTNISECSMPSFFLDTKYGYRCIQKCPTALFTNGRNCVSQCPENSVVMERNCTEKCMDPKPYKFRNDSLGRTSYFCYSVCPDGYYSYKTECILEDTCRFDKQSYIFNKTCYNKCPPHTTLLSAPYYVCKAVDFQSAYRNLVEIVLGTGVFLTCFYFVCCYKGGIHRCLSRLSEKFKKAHYQKVPTADMRNSIEETNSSENINDNSICEIQEIDTILDNDAHSL from the exons ATGAAGACTCGCTGCTTCATTTTGTTAATTCAGCTTTACTACACGTTTATAATTGTGAAG AAGATTGAAACGAAATGCTTACCTACGGAAGTGTCTGTTGTAACGAAGACGTGGTATCCGACAAAGACCATGTGCAAACGCAGCTGTCCAGCCAATCAGTTTGTATTTCGAGAGAGGTGTTACGAAGATTGTCCAAAATTTACCTCAAAAACTGACAACGGATTTATAAAGTACTGCAGCAGTCAGATCGCTCTCGGGAACTTGGAATGCCCTGACTTCATGTGTACTCAAAGATACCCATATTGTTTTAATGGAAACTGTCTTTCATCTTGTCCGGAATATACCGTTGGCTACAACCGTTCCTGTCTTATAAAATGTCCAACGGAAGCGCCATTTGTCACGGCGTATTCTTGCAAGGGTGTATGTTATTCAGGAGACAAATCTTGTTCGGAGACTTGTCCTAACTCTCACCCATACACTTTCCAGTCCTTGCATATTCAACACTGTTTAAGTGAATGTCCTGATTTTACAAGAATCAAAGGAAATTGTTGTGCTTTATCTTGCTCATCCGCTTTTCCTTTACTCTTCAATAGAAGCTGTTCGGAAAAGTGTCCAATTACACACccatttatatatttgaaaaataccCAATATAATCAAATTTTTACGTGTGTGGAGAAATGCCCGGATCAGATGGCATCGTATCGGAATGTATGCGTTTCTGTGTGTCCTAATAATACATATCTTGAAGAAGGAGCATACATGAAGTGTGTTGAAAAATGTGGAGATGCGCGTCCATTCATTAGCGTTGCACCGtcatataaaaaatcaatatattataAGCAGTGTATTTCAAGTTGTCCGGCTGGACAATACGCCTTGTCCGAGAACATAGACAAAATATGCGTGAATGTATGTCCGAAaaaattttccatatataataatacatgtttatcaaaatgtccGAAACAGTACCCTTTGAGGAATACTCTCAGCATACACGGGCGTCATACCTTTACATGCGTGAAAGAATGTCTACACGATACTTTCAACCATGAAAACATGTGTTTAACTCGCTGTCCAAGCCAATTAGTGCACTATCTGTCAAATTGTACATCAAAATGTTTAGATCATTATCCTTTCTTACTGAAACATAACCGGACGTGTGTTCATGCATGCTCTCGAAATTATGTGTATAATGAAAATGTATGCGATGATATTTGTCCGGAAAATAAGTCTTTTATCGAGAATAGGACTTGTGTTGTGCAATGTAGCAATAGACATTCGTTACATAAAGTTTCAACCAGTGGAAAATTATGCCTAAATTCAGGAATATGCCCGAATGAAAcatttttgttgaataaaacGAACAAATGCATCAGCGAATGTCCAAGAAAAACTCATGTCTTGATCAACAACTTGTGCACGAACATCAGTGAATGTTCAATGCCCTCATTCTTCCTTGACACTAAATATGGATATCGATGTATTCAAAAATGTCCAACAGCTCTATTTACCAACGGTAGAAACTGTGTCTCGCAATGTCCTGAGAATAGTGTTGTAATGGAGAGAAACTGTACGGAAAAATGTATGGATCCTAAACCTTACAAATTCAGAAACGACAGTCTTGGAAGAACCTCATATTTCTGTTATTCTGTATGTCCGGATGGTTATTATAGTTATAAGACAGAATGTATTCTAGAGGACACCTGTCGTTTCGACAAACAATCATACATTTTTAACAAGACGTGTTACAACAAATGTCCACCACACACAACGTTACTCAGTGCTCCGTACTATGTCTGCAAGGCTGTAGACTTTCAAAGTGCTTATCGGAATCTTGTTGAAATTGTCTTAGGTACTGGTGTGTTCttgacatgtttttattttgtatgctGCTACAAAGGAGGTATCCATCGTTGCTTGTCTCGTTtaagtgaaaaattcaaaaAGGCACATTATCAAAAG GTTCCAACTGCAGATATGAGAAATTCGATTGAAGAAACAAACTCGAgtgaaaatattaatgacaatagCATATGCGAAATACAAGAGATTGATACAATATTGGACAATGACGCACACTCCTTGTga